A window from Citrus sinensis cultivar Valencia sweet orange chromosome 3, DVS_A1.0, whole genome shotgun sequence encodes these proteins:
- the LOC102614254 gene encoding uncharacterized protein LOC102614254 isoform X1 — MSTLQLSNMVKKRPLDDKETFEVSSKHSRLIEEHGNQLFSSLESGLSEDASLVPHISGGTEVTRSVAEGDEKLVGGILAEHKGNAEDVQSSGPGCVSTSSLPTSSTSEEDSRPGTPFHEPLYWEYLFPDRRTRQLYTLLMSYPPQKPVPIGEDHQVDIPAWDPQCAKETSNHTCRCEVAVGFEHINRNECEKFLMGTCVIPMPDLGTRDSDGEVGNGRADCLCEDRGSVRCVRQHITEAREELRDHLGQERYADLGFLNMGELVADKWSDEEQKLFHKIVYSNPVSLGRKFWDILYAAFPSRTKKDIVSYYFNVFMLRKRALQNGCPAMNIDSDNDEWQGSDDSGDNEIGTSDEDEDSVIETPAYNEGVCYNWFQESGLHVYDEDTVDGTDNHKLHNGSSPVPSFQPQDEKGDRAVQDDSCTSSDTGPASLVRAENEDQWHGSFSTRNTSVHEYSWEPSSAKVWDAGYRSYRNKVDLLPTCSMIKEVFGDGKSSVGP; from the exons ATGTCAACTTTACAGCTGTCAAACATGGTGAAGAAAAGGCCTTTGGATGATAAGGAAACATTTGAGGTTTCTTCCAAACACTCAAGACTAATAGAAGAGCATGGTAACCAGCTATTTTCATCCCTTGAGTCTGGACTTTCTGAAGATGCTTCCCTGGTGCCACACATTTCAG GTGGAACTGAAGTCACTCGAAGTGTTGCTGAGGGTGATGAAAAGCTAGTCGGTGGTATCCTTGCTGAACATAAAGGGAATGCTGAGGATGTTCAAAGCAGTGGTCCGGGCTGTGTTTCCACCTCATCCTTGCCCACCAGCAGCACCAGTGAAGAAGATTCCCGGCCAGGGACACCGTTTCATGAACCACTATACTGGGAATATCTTTTCCCTGATCGTCGAACTAGGCAACTCTATACTTTGCTAATGAGTTACCCTCCACAGAAACCTGTTCCCATCGGGGAGGATCATCAAGTTGATATTCCAGCATGGGACCCTCAGTGTGCCAAGGAAACTTCAAATCATACATGTAGATGTGAAGTAGCGGTTGGCTTTGAACACATTAATAGGAATGAAtgtgaaaaatttttaatgggaaCTTGTGTGATTCCAATGCCTGATTTGGGAACACGTGATAGTGATGGCGAAGTTGGGAATGGTAGAGCTGACTGTCTTTGTGAGGACAGGGGTTCTGTTAGATGTGTCAGGCAGCATATCACCGAAGCAAGAGAGGAGCTTAGAGATCACCTTGGGCAGGAAAGATATGCAGATCTTGGGTTCCTTAACATGGGTGAGTTAGTTGCAGATAAATGGAGTGATGAGGAGCAAAAATTATTTCACAAGATTGTCTACTCTAATCCAGTTTCGTTGGGTAGGAAATTCTGGGACATTCTCTATGCTGCCTTCCCTTCAAGAACCAAAAAAGACATAGTTAGTTATTACTTTAATGTCTTCATGCTTCGAAAGCGGGCACTGCAGAACGGATGTCCGGCAATGAACATTGATAGTGATAATGATGAGTGGCAGGGAAGTGATGATTCTGGTGACAATGAAATTGGAACATCCGATGAAGATGAGGATTCTGTTATTGAAACCCCGGCATATAATGAGGGTGTTTGTTATAATTGGTTTCAAGAATCGGGTTTACATGTTTATGACGAGGACACTGTGGATGGAACTGACAATCATAAGCTGCATAACGGTTCCAGTCCCGTTCCTTCATTTCAGCCCCAAGATGAAAAAGGAGACCGAGCAGTCCAAGATGACTCGTGCACGTCTTCGGACACTGGGCCAGCTTCCCTGGTGAGGGCTGAAAACGAGGATCAGTGGCATGGTAGCTTTAGTACTAGGAATACCAGTGTCCATGAATACTCGTGGGAACCGTCTAGCGCTAAAGTTTGGGATGCTGGCTATCGAAGTTACCGAAATAAAGTTGATTTATTACCAACTTGTAGCATGATTAAGGAGGTTTTTGGGGATGGGAAAAGCTCAGTTGGTCCTTAG
- the LOC102614254 gene encoding uncharacterized protein LOC102614254 isoform X2, with product MVKKRPLDDKETFEVSSKHSRLIEEHGNQLFSSLESGLSEDASLVPHISGGTEVTRSVAEGDEKLVGGILAEHKGNAEDVQSSGPGCVSTSSLPTSSTSEEDSRPGTPFHEPLYWEYLFPDRRTRQLYTLLMSYPPQKPVPIGEDHQVDIPAWDPQCAKETSNHTCRCEVAVGFEHINRNECEKFLMGTCVIPMPDLGTRDSDGEVGNGRADCLCEDRGSVRCVRQHITEAREELRDHLGQERYADLGFLNMGELVADKWSDEEQKLFHKIVYSNPVSLGRKFWDILYAAFPSRTKKDIVSYYFNVFMLRKRALQNGCPAMNIDSDNDEWQGSDDSGDNEIGTSDEDEDSVIETPAYNEGVCYNWFQESGLHVYDEDTVDGTDNHKLHNGSSPVPSFQPQDEKGDRAVQDDSCTSSDTGPASLVRAENEDQWHGSFSTRNTSVHEYSWEPSSAKVWDAGYRSYRNKVDLLPTCSMIKEVFGDGKSSVGP from the exons ATGGTGAAGAAAAGGCCTTTGGATGATAAGGAAACATTTGAGGTTTCTTCCAAACACTCAAGACTAATAGAAGAGCATGGTAACCAGCTATTTTCATCCCTTGAGTCTGGACTTTCTGAAGATGCTTCCCTGGTGCCACACATTTCAG GTGGAACTGAAGTCACTCGAAGTGTTGCTGAGGGTGATGAAAAGCTAGTCGGTGGTATCCTTGCTGAACATAAAGGGAATGCTGAGGATGTTCAAAGCAGTGGTCCGGGCTGTGTTTCCACCTCATCCTTGCCCACCAGCAGCACCAGTGAAGAAGATTCCCGGCCAGGGACACCGTTTCATGAACCACTATACTGGGAATATCTTTTCCCTGATCGTCGAACTAGGCAACTCTATACTTTGCTAATGAGTTACCCTCCACAGAAACCTGTTCCCATCGGGGAGGATCATCAAGTTGATATTCCAGCATGGGACCCTCAGTGTGCCAAGGAAACTTCAAATCATACATGTAGATGTGAAGTAGCGGTTGGCTTTGAACACATTAATAGGAATGAAtgtgaaaaatttttaatgggaaCTTGTGTGATTCCAATGCCTGATTTGGGAACACGTGATAGTGATGGCGAAGTTGGGAATGGTAGAGCTGACTGTCTTTGTGAGGACAGGGGTTCTGTTAGATGTGTCAGGCAGCATATCACCGAAGCAAGAGAGGAGCTTAGAGATCACCTTGGGCAGGAAAGATATGCAGATCTTGGGTTCCTTAACATGGGTGAGTTAGTTGCAGATAAATGGAGTGATGAGGAGCAAAAATTATTTCACAAGATTGTCTACTCTAATCCAGTTTCGTTGGGTAGGAAATTCTGGGACATTCTCTATGCTGCCTTCCCTTCAAGAACCAAAAAAGACATAGTTAGTTATTACTTTAATGTCTTCATGCTTCGAAAGCGGGCACTGCAGAACGGATGTCCGGCAATGAACATTGATAGTGATAATGATGAGTGGCAGGGAAGTGATGATTCTGGTGACAATGAAATTGGAACATCCGATGAAGATGAGGATTCTGTTATTGAAACCCCGGCATATAATGAGGGTGTTTGTTATAATTGGTTTCAAGAATCGGGTTTACATGTTTATGACGAGGACACTGTGGATGGAACTGACAATCATAAGCTGCATAACGGTTCCAGTCCCGTTCCTTCATTTCAGCCCCAAGATGAAAAAGGAGACCGAGCAGTCCAAGATGACTCGTGCACGTCTTCGGACACTGGGCCAGCTTCCCTGGTGAGGGCTGAAAACGAGGATCAGTGGCATGGTAGCTTTAGTACTAGGAATACCAGTGTCCATGAATACTCGTGGGAACCGTCTAGCGCTAAAGTTTGGGATGCTGGCTATCGAAGTTACCGAAATAAAGTTGATTTATTACCAACTTGTAGCATGATTAAGGAGGTTTTTGGGGATGGGAAAAGCTCAGTTGGTCCTTAG